The sequence below is a genomic window from Halosolutus gelatinilyticus.
CGAACTGGATCGTGGCGGTGTGCCCGAAGCCGCACTTCGCAGCCGGTACGTCCCGCTCGAGGACGGCGCGAACCGCCTCGTGGTCGGCGTCCGGCGGGGCGATCCCCAATCGGCGGTAGATCCGGTGGACGTGCGTGTCGACGGGGAAAACGCCGCCGCGGCCGCCCGCGAACAGCAGGACGCAGTCGGCGGTTTTCGGACCGACGCCGCGAACTTCGAGCAGGGTCCGGCGAACCGTCTCCGGATCTTCGTCCTTGACGAACGCGTCGAATTCGGCCGCGGAGCCGAGCTCCTCCAGCACCCACTCGGCGGTTGCGATGAGAATCTCGGACTTCTGGTTGTACAGACCGGCTGAACTGATCGTCTCCGCGAGTTCCGACTGCTCGGCGGCGGCGATCGACGCGGCGAGATCCACCTCCGAAACGTCGTATCGTGCGATCAGGGCGTCGTGGGCCGGCTGGCTCGCCTTGTCGCTCGTGTTCTGGCTCAGGATCGTCCGCACGAGACAGGTGAACGCGTCCTGCCCGCCGTAGGTCTTTTGCCAGTAGAGTTCGCCCAGCCGATCGACGACCGCCTCCGCGCGGGTGTCCGCGGTCGCCGGATCGAACTCGGCGGCGATCCCGCCGCCGTCCGCACCCCCGCTGATGTTGACCGCAGGCTCCGGATCGTCGCTCATACGCTCGACGTCGTAGCCCGGACGCCAAAACGACGGCGGATCCGGTCGGTCGATCGCGCCGAGTCCTCAGTCGACGGTGATCGTCACCGTCGCCTCGGCGCCGTCGGCCAGCGCGTCGACGAGATCCCGATCGAACCCTTCGGCCGCGAACTCGGCGCCGTTTACGATCGTCCGGTCGTCCACGTAGTCGCTCGTTCGGCCCACCGCGCTGCGCTCGCTGGTGAACTCCAAGTCGGGATTCCCGCGACCGGTCACGCTGTCGCTGTAGCCGTCGGCGTCGATCGTGACGGTGATCGTCGCCTCCCGGTCCTGACAGGCGTCGACGAAGTCGGGATCGAAATCGGCCGGCGCGCGATCGGCCTCGATCGCGAGGATGCAGTCCCCCGCGGACGTGAGATAGTCGTCGGTCGTCACCTCGAACGTGCTCGCGTGCTCGGCGCGAACGTTCTCGTGACCGCGAGCGCGAATGACTTCCTCGAGTGGCATAGCGATATCCGGGTGAAGCGGTCGCGTCCGGAAAACGGGACCGAATTCGGGCGCAACTGACGCGCGAGTGGTCTTCGATCCGGTCACTCGGGATGCTTCGACTCCTCGCCGGACTCGAGCCACTGGTCGGTATCGCTGCGAGAGGGCGTTGCAGTGACCAAGCTCACGGTCACGAACACGACGAGGCTCGTCGCCAGGCCGACGACGATCGGTCGATCCGAACCGAAGCCGTAGAGAATCATACTCGCGACGACGACGGCGTTACTGACCACGATCGACGAGAGCGCGCCCTGCCAGGTCGCGCGCTTCCAGAAGAAGGCGCCGAGGATCGGAACGAAGATGGCACCGACCAGCAGGTTGTACGCGAGCGTGAGCGCGGCGATGACGTCGCCGATCCAGACCGCAGTCGCGGTCGCTCCCGCGCCGAGAACGAGGATCAGGAGTCGCGAGATCTGCGTGGACCGGTTGTCGGACGCATCGGGATTGATGAACCGACGGTACACGTCGTTCGTGAACAGCGTGCTCGAAGCCAGCAGCGCCGAGTCGGCCGTCGACATCATCGCCGAAATGAAGCCGGCGAGGATCAGTCCGGAGAGTCCGACGGGAACGATCTCGAGAACCATCATCGGCAGCGCCATATCGGGATTCTCGAGCGCGGGAAAGAGGACGAGCGCAATCATCCCGAGGACCGCGGTCGCGATACCGTAGACGACCGCGTAGACGCCGGTCGCGATATTGCCGATCCGGGCGGTCTCCGGACTGTCGGCCGTGAACACGCGCTGCCAGATGTCCTGTCCGATCATGATCCCCAGACAGTACAACAGGAAGTAACTCACGACCGTGCTCAGCCCGATGCCCGTCGGACTGAAATACGAGGGATCGAGTTCCGCGCCGAGTCCCGAGACGCCGCCGACTTCCATGAGGCCGAGTGGAAGCGCGAGCAGGAAGACGCCGACGGTCATGATGATCCACTGAACGAAGTCGGTAATCGTCACGGAGAGCATACCGCCCATCGACGTGTAGAGGACGACGATCGTGCCCGCGGCGACGATCATCGTCGTTATATCGACGCCGAACAGCGCGTTGAGGGTCGTCCCGATAGCGATGATTTGCGTGATCGCAATCGCGAGCGCGTAGACGCCGGCGATCGCCGCGCCGACGGTACCGGAATACTTGTCGAACCGCCGTTCGAGGACGTCACCGATCGTGTACGCCTCGAGGTTGGCGAGGTCCGTCGAGATGAGAAAGCCGATCGCTGCGACCCCGAGGCCGAGCCATACGACGAGCCACGCGCCGGAAATCCCATGGTCGTACCCGAGTCCGCCGCCGCCGATCGTGGACGCGCCGCCGAGGATGATGGCCGACATCACCGGCACGTACATCCACAGCGGGATGTTTCGTCCCGCGACGAAGTAATCCTCGAGTGATTCCGAGCGTTGATACCCCCAGTAGCCGACGCCGACCATCGCCAGAAAGTATAGGGCGACGATCGAACCATCAATGAGTGTATTTACCATGGAAACATCATGCCACCTAATGATATATAAGCTCTTCGTCGATTGACGCAGATGACGGGCTCGCGGGGCGACGTCGATCCGCGGTGCGTACGACAAGATGGTTCAAACGGCTACCGGGCGTCACTCCTCGACGACCGCGATCGCGGCGGATTCGAACTCGCTGCGGGGAACGAGACCGGACAGCGTCTCGAACGACGCGGCGATCCCTTCTTCGACGAGCAGCGAGAGCGCGATTTCGCCGGCGCCGTACGTGAGCGAGGCGAAGTCCCACGTGGGTTTTTCGAGCGGGAACGGACCACTCTCGCGGGGCCGACGCAGGTCGAGGATGCCGCCGAGGCGGTCGCGCATCGTCTCGGACAGATCGCGCGTTTCCTCGTACCGGACCAGCGGCACCTCGCGATTGTCGACGACGAGCAGGGCGGGATCGGTTCCCTCGATGAGTCGAGTCGCGCTCGTCCTGCGGGCCTCCAAGAGGAGAGTGACGATGTCCATCGTCGACCGTTCGCCGCTAATGGCGTCCGTGTACCGAACGATCGCACCCTCGTCATCGGCCGGGTCCGTCGAAACGGCGTCCGAATCCGGATCGAGACGGTATTCCGCGAGCGCAGCGGTCTCGAGATCGGCTCTGATCCCTCGAGAGAGCAAGACGCCGTCGAGCGTGAGACTCGAGGGGACGAGCAGACGCCAGTCGTCTCCGGCGCGTTCGGTCGCGACCGGGACCGGACCGATCGGCGTGTCGGCCAGTGCGGACAGCGCCTCGAGCCCCGCGTCCGCGTCGGCCTCGGAGACCGTCACGGCGGAGGCGATTACTTCGCCGATGTCCTCGAACGGATCGTATGTGACCTGACTCGTCAGGGTCGCGATCCGGGCGCGCACCCGTTCGCGTCGGCCGTGGATGTCCCCGCGGTCGAGTTCGGCTCGACCGGCGTCGGTCAATCGTCGTCCTTTCCCGGGCACTTTCTCCGTGAGTCCGCGGTCGTCGAGTTCGGAGAGAGCGAGCCGGACCGTACGGCCCTTGATCGAATAGCCGCGCCGTTGCATACAGTCGACGAGTCGGATACTGCCGATCGGCTCGTATTCGTCGATGAGCCGCAGCAGATCGTACGAGCGGCGATCGAGGGATTCGGCCATCGATAGCTACTGTCCGTTCCCGAGAAATAAACGTACCTCACATTTTTACCCCTGCAGTCGAAAAGGGGTGGCAATACATTACCACCATGTCCGATCACACGAACGAGACTATCGAACGGCAGTACGAGGAGTATCTCCCCCCGATCTGGAAGAACTTGAACGTCCCCATTCGGCGAGCGTCGGGGGTGACCGTGGAGGATTTCGACGGAAACGAGTATCTCGACGCGTTTTCAGGGATTTCCGTGACCAACGTCGGACACAACAACGAGGCGGTGGTCGACGCGGCGAAAACGCAACTCGAGGAGTTCGTCCACGGCTGTTCGTACGTCCACCCGAACGCGCCCGTCGCCGACCTCGCCGAGAGACTCGCCGGCGAAACGCCTGGCGATCTCAAGAAGACGTTCTTCTGTAACTCCGGAACGGAAGCCGTCGAGGGGGCGATCAAACTCGCGCGGAAGTACACCGGCAGCAAGGAGGTAATCTCCCTCGAGATGGGGTTCCACGGTCGAACTCTCGGTAGTCTCGCCCTGACCGGAAACAGGGCCTACAAGAACGGAATGACGCCGACTATCAACGACGTTTCGCACGTCGAACCGCCCTACGGCTATCGGTGCCCATCCTGCGACGGCGATATCTGCTCGGTCGACTGCGCCGAGAACGTCGAGCGCGTCATCGGAACTCACACCGCGGGCGACCTCGCCGCGATCGTCGTCGAACCCGTAATGGGCGAGGGCGGAATCGTCGTCCCGCCGACGGGCTGGCTCGAGCGCGTCCGGGAGATCGCCCACGAGCACGACGCGCTGTTGATCGCCGACGAGGTACAGACCGGATACGGTCGGACCGGCGAGCTCTGGGCCGTCGACCACTTCGACGTCGTCCCCGATATCATCACGCAGGCGAAAGGAATCGCGAACGGACTGCCACTCGGAGCGTTTACGGCCCGTGAAGAGGTCGCTGACGCCTTCGAGTCCGGAGACCACCTCTCGACGTTCGGCGGCAATCCCGTCGCCTGTGCGGCTGCGATGGCGACGATCGACGAACTCCACGACGGGATCATCGATAATGCGCGCGAACAGGGCGCGTGGCTCGGGGACGAACTCGCGGCGCTGGAATCCGAGTTCGACGTCGTCGGCGACGCACGCGGACTCGGTCTGATGCGCGGTCTCGAGATCGTCGATCCGGCGATGGACGGACCCCGCGGGGTCGCACCGGAACCCGACTCGAAACTCGCGAAACGCGTCGCGGACCGCCTCCGAGACGACGGCGTCGTCGTCGGCGTCGGTGGATACTACTCGAACGTCCTCCGGCTCCAGCCGCCGCTGTCGATCGAACGGTCGCAGCTCGAGCGGGTCGTCGTGGGAGTTCGATCGGCTCTCGAAACGGAGGTGGATCGATGAGCGACCGATCGCGGGCCGCGGCGTTTCGCGAGCGGACGCGGGGCGCGGACGCCGAACTGGCGTACGCCGGCTACAATACGTTCCTGAAGGGCGAGCCCGGGAGCGTCGACGACCTCGATGACGCCGACGTGGCCGTGCTGGGGGCGCCGTACGACGGCGCCGTGAGCAACCGTCCGGGAGCACGGTACGGTCCCGAGGCGATCCGACGGGCCAGCGCGTGGTGGGCGTACCTCTCGGGTTACAAAGGTGGCCTGACGAACATGGATACCGGCCGACAGGTCGACTTCTCTCGGTTCTCCGTCACCGACTGCGGCGACGTACCGGTCTTCCCGATGGATCGCGAGACGACCGCCGAGAGCATCACGGCACACGTCGCGACGGTCGCCGAACAGGCGTTTCCGGTGTTGCTGGGCGGAGACCACTACTGCACGTACCCCTCCTTCAGGGGGTTCGCGGAGGGCAGCGACGCGGACCGCGTCGGGCTCGTTCAGATTGACGCCCACACCGACACAGTCAGCGAGAGCTCCGTCTTTGGGGAACACTTCCACGCCACGCCGACTCATCACATCGCCGACTCGGAGTACGTGGACTACGACCACGTCAGCCACGTCGGCATCCGGGGTTACGAGAGCCCGGCGTTCTTCAAGTTCGCGGAGGAGAGTGGACTGAACCTCTACACGATGGCCGACGTCCGCGAACGCGGGATTCGATCGGTCGTGACGGACGCGATCGACGCCGCCGGCGCCGACGCCGACGCCGTCTACGTGACCTTCGATATCGACGCGGTCGATCCGGCCGCCGCGCCCGGAACGGGAACGCCGGTCCCAGGCGGACTGTCCGCCCGCGAAGCGCTCACCGTCATGGACGTCCTCGGGGCGCGCGACATCGTCGGTGCGGTCGACCTGATGGAGGTTGCCCCCACCTACGATCCGACAGAGGGAACCCAGCGGTTGGCGGCGTACCTCCTCGTCCGGTTCCTCGAACAGAAGTTTGCCGGGACGTAACGCCCGGTTTGATCGAACTCATCCGTTCCCGTCCGAACGGGAATTCCGATCGGTACGGTTCCCCGCACGGAACTCGCGGACTGCGACACCGAGTGGCGTCTCGATGACGATCCCTCGGACACTTCGTACGCCGATCGATGGTCAGGAAGAAACCCGGTATCGGTAGTCGAGGAACGCGACCAGGATGGGTCGCGGTTCGTGACTCTCAAGAACGGACTGAAACGGACCGACGGCGGCTCGAGATCCTACACCAGGCTGGCACCGTCGAACTCGCCGCGGCCGTACTCGACGTCCATCAGGTCGAGGATCGTCGGCGTGACGTCGAAGAGGTCGGCGTCGCCGATCGTCGCGTCGGGGTCGTCGATGTACAGGGCGGTATCGTCGAAGCTGTGCATCCCGTTTCGCGGGCCGGTGTCGAAGACCTCCGAGTCGGCCTTAAAGCCGGACTTGAGGTCGAAACCCTTGTTCGGGATGGCGACGAGGTCGGGGGCGATCTCGTCGTGGTCGCCGCGGAAGGCGTCCTCCTTCTCGACGACGCGATCGACGACCTTGGTGCCATCGGGGCCTTCGAGGGCCTCGAGTTCGGCCTTGAGTTCGTCCCGGACGGCGTCGTACTCGTCCTCGGGGACGGAGCCGCGCGGTTCGCGACCCTCGAGGTTGATGTAGAAGCGGCCGGGGATGAACGAGTAGGCCTTCGTCTCGTCGGCGATATCGTCCAGTTCCTCGGGGTCGTCGGTCCGGAAGGAGAGCCACCCCTCCTCGCGGAGCCACTCGTTGAAGTGGACCTCGTAGTCGAGGCTGGTGAAGCCGTGATCGGAGGCGACGATCATGGTGACGTCCTCCGGGAGCGCGTCGCGCAGTCGGCCGATGTACTCGTCGACCTTCCGGTAGAAGTCGATGAACTCGTCCTCGTACGCGCCGTTGCGCTCGTAGTCCTTGAAGAGGAAGTGGTTGACCCGATCGGTCGTCATGAAGACGCCGAAGAAGAGGTCCCAGTCGTCCTCTTCGATGTAGTGGTTGAACGCCTCGAACCGGGCGTCGAGCGTGGCGTGGGCGTCCTCGATGAACTCGGACCTGTCCTCCTGATGGCCGAGTTTCGGGTTGACGTCGATCCGGTAGTCGAGCGTCTCGAGGTAGTCGCGGACGTCGTCGGGGTAGGCCGCCTTGTCGAGTCCGGGAGAGAGAAAGCCCGAGACCATCCGCTGGACGTTGCGCTGTGGCGGGAACGTGACGGGAACGTTCATGACGGTCGCCCGGCGACCGGCCTCCTGGACGCGGTCCCAGACCCGATCGGCCTGGACCTCTCGTCCCATCGGGACGTAGGTGTCGTAGGTGCCGACTTCTCGGTCCTGAAAGCCGTAGACGCCCGTCTCGCCAGGGTTCGTTCCGGTCGTCAGCGAGGGCCAGCAGGCGCTCGACTCCGGCGGCACGATGCTCGAAATCTCGCTCGCCGTGCCCTCGTCGGCGATCGCCGCGAAATTGGGAAAGAGTTCCTCGTTCTCCGAGAGGAGACTGTACGGCACTCCGTCTACACCGATAAACGCGACCCGGGGATCGCTATCGCCCCGCAATCGGTCGAACAGACCCATGGAAGATCGTAGTCCGACCGCATACAAGAAGGTTCGTTTCGAGACACTGTTTTCGAGAACCGTTGACAGCTTTTCGGGGACGCCGTACCTCCCGGCAACCGCGCCACAATCACCGTCGACGGATCGCCGAGAGTAGCGCGTACGGTTCGGGAACCAGCCGTCGTTTGCTGTCCCTGTTCACTACTCGCGGTCGTTCTCGTCCGGATCGAAGTTGGTCGGAACGACCGTCGGATGGTTCAGTCCGACACCGGGGTCGTCGACGTCGCGGGACGGGGAATCACGGGCGGACGGGTTGGTTGCTGCCATACACGATCGTGTACGTCACGGAACCCAATAAAATTACTCATGCTCATAATGCATGAGTCGCACCGGCGGGGATAACTCCCGTGAATCCGATTTCGGACGCCGCGCGCCCTCGTCACGATCCATCGCCCGACCGGCCGGTAGCGATCCGCTGTACCGGTCTCAGTTCCACGGCGCTTCGGGAAAATCAACCTGGCGCTCCCGTCGGTCGATGTCGTCGAGCGCGCGGTGGAACCCGTCCGGGTTCGCGTGATAGTCCCAGCACGACCTGACGAGGACGGCGTCGTAGCGCGACCAGCCGTTCGGACCCTCCGTTCCGGCCGGGCCTTCCGTCCAGACGACGGGGTCCGTTCGAACCCTGCGCTCCGCTAACGCGTCGGCCAGGGCGCGACCGTCTTCCGTGAGCGTCGGCGCGCGCTTGCCAGTGAGGATGGCGAGGCGGGCGCCGTCGATGGTCGTCATCACCCGCCACTGAACGGGGAGACGACTAAAGGGCTCCCTGAACCGCGTTACTGTAGAAAAACCGACCGGTTCCCGGTCGACGGGCGTCGGCCCACCGGCGTCGGGCGATCGACGAACGTCCGCCCGCCGCCGTCGATCGACTGTCGGCGACGATCCGTCGACTTACCCGAAGTGCTCCTCGTAGAGGTCCTGTGCGTGCTCGATCGCGTCGTAGGCGGCTTGCTTGTCCTCCCAGCCCAGCGTCTCGACTTCCTTGCCCGCCTCGAGGTTCTTGTAGGTCGCGAAGAACTCGTCGATCTCGTCGCGCTGTTGCTGAGGGATGTCGTCTATGTCCTCGATGTGATCGAAGCGCGGGTCCTCCGTCGGGACGGCGATGACCTTGTCGTCCTGCTCGCCGTCGTCGTCCATCTTCATCAGGGCGACGGGACGGGCCTCGACGACGCAGCCGGGGAACGTCTGGTCCTCGACGAGGACGAGCACGTCGAAGGGATCCTCGTCGTCGTAGTACGACTGCGGAATGAAGCCGTAGTCGCTGGGGTAGTGGACGTTGCTGTGGAGCACCCGATCGAGGACGACGCCGGGGACGTCCTTATCGTACTCGTATTTGTTTCGCTCGCCTTTGAGACACTCGACGACGGCGTAGATCTCTTCCGGCGGGTTCGGTCCAGTTCCGAGGTCTTCCCAGAGGTTGACCATGTACCCGGAACTGCGCCGGTGGATCAAAAAGTACTTTCGTAATCGAGTGTCATCTTCAAACCGAGGCCACCAGGCAGCCGACAGACGCCCCGGGACTCGGTCTCGGGATCGACGGGTTCGGTCACGACCGAGCTGACCGACGGTACCACGCGAATAGTTGGCAAGTCTTAAATAGTCTGGTGACATTTAGACAGGTATGTCAGAGGCACGATCAATCACCGGCGAACAGAGTATCGCACGCGATCTCACCGCGTTCCAGAACAACATCCTCGTCATCCTCGCGAAAGAGCCCATGTACGGGCTGGCGATCAAGCGCGAACTCGAGGACTACTACGGCACTGAGGTGAACCACGGCCGCCTCTACCCCAACCTCGACGAACTCGTCGACCTGGGACTCGTCGAGAAGAGCGAACTCGACAAGCGAACCAACCAGTACTCGCTGACCGACGACGGCTACGACGCCGTCCTCGACGGCGTCACGTGGACCCTCTCGAAGGTCGTCACGGACGACGATCGCGCCGACGAGATCCGCGAGATCGTCGAGAATAGCTACTGAACTACTGAATCCGGAATTCGGGCACCGGTTCACCGGCCGTCTCGTATACGAGCCTGATCGAGTCGTCGATCGCGGCTCGTTGCTTTTCGGACGGCCACGCGTTTCGAACGAAGTACTCCGACCGAAACTCGGCGAGTTCGTCGGCCGTCGCCGCCTCGATCGGCTTCGCGTAGTGGTTACTCAGGAAGTCCGCGAGCGCCGCGGCGTTGTCGCCATGGACGTCGCCGTGGGTGCCTCTGACCTCGTCAACGAGCCGTCGATTCGCCTCGTCGACGGCGTCCCAGTCGTCCGGATCCGCCGCGCCTTCCAGTCGGATCTCTACCGCGCGCGAGAGATCGTTGATCCGATCGGTTCGGACGACGCCGTTCTCGTGCCACTCCTCGGGATGAAGCACGAGCGTCGCGTCACCCTCGTCGCGAACGCGGGCGGTAAAGTCATGGTCGGCGAGCAGTCGCTCCCGCCGCTCGTCGTAGGCCGCGCGTTCGTCCGGGTCGATCGCCTGTCGTTTGAGCCTGGTGAGCCGCTCAGCTTCATCGATGACGTCGGCGGGAAGTTCGTCGGCGCCGGTCTCCACCGACTCGTCGTCTTCGGCCGCGCCGGCTCCGGTCCGATCGCTCATACCCGATCGTTGGGGCTCGAGGGGATTTTCATTTGCTGGTTCGAACCGATCGCATTCAGGTGGTGAATCATCGACCGGTTTCGCAACATTCGTAGTCCCGTTACCGACGAAAAGGCGTCCGCGCCCGAGTACTCAGGCCTGATCGAGCGCTTCGTTCGCGAGCGCGTCGGCCCGATCGTTCACCTCGCGGGGGACGTGTTCGAGGGTCCACTCGTCGAAGTCGGTGAGCAGTTCGTGGACGGTCACGCGCTTCTCCCGGAGCTCGGGGTTGTTCGTGTCGTACTCGCCGCGGACCTGCTTGACGATCAGTTCGGAGTCGCCGCGGACGTGGATCTCGTCGTAGCCGTAGTCGCCGGCCACCTCGAGGGCGGCGATCAGCGCCTCGTACTCGGCCTGGTTGTTCGTCGCGCGCCCGATCCGATCGCTGCCCTCGGCGGCGATGCCGTCGCCGGTGACGATCACCCAGCCGACGGCGGCGGGGCCGGGGTTCCCGCGGGCCGCACCGTCAAAGTAGACGTGCGCGCGCCCGCCGCCTCCGCGCAACAGTGCCTCGATGTCCTGCGGACCACTGCCCTGGATCACGACCTTGTCGTCGTAGGCGACCGCAGTCGCGCCGCCGCGGCTCGCGCGCCAGCGTTCGTGGTCCGTATTTCC
It includes:
- a CDS encoding aspartate aminotransferase family protein, with product MSDHTNETIERQYEEYLPPIWKNLNVPIRRASGVTVEDFDGNEYLDAFSGISVTNVGHNNEAVVDAAKTQLEEFVHGCSYVHPNAPVADLAERLAGETPGDLKKTFFCNSGTEAVEGAIKLARKYTGSKEVISLEMGFHGRTLGSLALTGNRAYKNGMTPTINDVSHVEPPYGYRCPSCDGDICSVDCAENVERVIGTHTAGDLAAIVVEPVMGEGGIVVPPTGWLERVREIAHEHDALLIADEVQTGYGRTGELWAVDHFDVVPDIITQAKGIANGLPLGAFTAREEVADAFESGDHLSTFGGNPVACAAAMATIDELHDGIIDNAREQGAWLGDELAALESEFDVVGDARGLGLMRGLEIVDPAMDGPRGVAPEPDSKLAKRVADRLRDDGVVVGVGGYYSNVLRLQPPLSIERSQLERVVVGVRSALETEVDR
- a CDS encoding endonuclease III domain-containing protein yields the protein MSDDPEPAVNISGGADGGGIAAEFDPATADTRAEAVVDRLGELYWQKTYGGQDAFTCLVRTILSQNTSDKASQPAHDALIARYDVSEVDLAASIAAAEQSELAETISSAGLYNQKSEILIATAEWVLEELGSAAEFDAFVKDEDPETVRRTLLEVRGVGPKTADCVLLFAGGRGGVFPVDTHVHRIYRRLGIAPPDADHEAVRAVLERDVPAAKCGFGHTATIQFGREYCTARKPACLDDPEACPMADLCDQVGVYPDAGEVVDPAETIE
- the rnhA gene encoding ribonuclease HI, which produces MPVIECDVDAARERLEEAGVSVESGNTDHERWRASRGGATAVAYDDKVVIQGSGPQDIEALLRGGGGRAHVYFDGAARGNPGPAAVGWVIVTGDGIAAEGSDRIGRATNNQAEYEALIAALEVAGDYGYDEIHVRGDSELIVKQVRGEYDTNNPELREKRVTVHELLTDFDEWTLEHVPREVNDRADALANEALDQA
- a CDS encoding DUF7108 family protein encodes the protein MSDRTGAGAAEDDESVETGADELPADVIDEAERLTRLKRQAIDPDERAAYDERRERLLADHDFTARVRDEGDATLVLHPEEWHENGVVRTDRINDLSRAVEIRLEGAADPDDWDAVDEANRRLVDEVRGTHGDVHGDNAAALADFLSNHYAKPIEAATADELAEFRSEYFVRNAWPSEKQRAAIDDSIRLVYETAGEPVPEFRIQ
- a CDS encoding NrpR regulatory domain-containing protein, with the translated sequence MAESLDRRSYDLLRLIDEYEPIGSIRLVDCMQRRGYSIKGRTVRLALSELDDRGLTEKVPGKGRRLTDAGRAELDRGDIHGRRERVRARIATLTSQVTYDPFEDIGEVIASAVTVSEADADAGLEALSALADTPIGPVPVATERAGDDWRLLVPSSLTLDGVLLSRGIRADLETAALAEYRLDPDSDAVSTDPADDEGAIVRYTDAISGERSTMDIVTLLLEARRTSATRLIEGTDPALLVVDNREVPLVRYEETRDLSETMRDRLGGILDLRRPRESGPFPLEKPTWDFASLTYGAGEIALSLLVEEGIAASFETLSGLVPRSEFESAAIAVVEE
- a CDS encoding PadR family transcriptional regulator, whose product is MSEARSITGEQSIARDLTAFQNNILVILAKEPMYGLAIKRELEDYYGTEVNHGRLYPNLDELVDLGLVEKSELDKRTNQYSLTDDGYDAVLDGVTWTLSKVVTDDDRADEIREIVENSY
- a CDS encoding sodium:solute symporter gives rise to the protein MVNTLIDGSIVALYFLAMVGVGYWGYQRSESLEDYFVAGRNIPLWMYVPVMSAIILGGASTIGGGGLGYDHGISGAWLVVWLGLGVAAIGFLISTDLANLEAYTIGDVLERRFDKYSGTVGAAIAGVYALAIAITQIIAIGTTLNALFGVDITTMIVAAGTIVVLYTSMGGMLSVTITDFVQWIIMTVGVFLLALPLGLMEVGGVSGLGAELDPSYFSPTGIGLSTVVSYFLLYCLGIMIGQDIWQRVFTADSPETARIGNIATGVYAVVYGIATAVLGMIALVLFPALENPDMALPMMVLEIVPVGLSGLILAGFISAMMSTADSALLASSTLFTNDVYRRFINPDASDNRSTQISRLLILVLGAGATATAVWIGDVIAALTLAYNLLVGAIFVPILGAFFWKRATWQGALSSIVVSNAVVVASMILYGFGSDRPIVVGLATSLVVFVTVSLVTATPSRSDTDQWLESGEESKHPE
- a CDS encoding inorganic diphosphatase, whose translation is MVNLWEDLGTGPNPPEEIYAVVECLKGERNKYEYDKDVPGVVLDRVLHSNVHYPSDYGFIPQSYYDDEDPFDVLVLVEDQTFPGCVVEARPVALMKMDDDGEQDDKVIAVPTEDPRFDHIEDIDDIPQQQRDEIDEFFATYKNLEAGKEVETLGWEDKQAAYDAIEHAQDLYEEHFG
- the speB gene encoding agmatinase; translated protein: MSDRSRAAAFRERTRGADAELAYAGYNTFLKGEPGSVDDLDDADVAVLGAPYDGAVSNRPGARYGPEAIRRASAWWAYLSGYKGGLTNMDTGRQVDFSRFSVTDCGDVPVFPMDRETTAESITAHVATVAEQAFPVLLGGDHYCTYPSFRGFAEGSDADRVGLVQIDAHTDTVSESSVFGEHFHATPTHHIADSEYVDYDHVSHVGIRGYESPAFFKFAEESGLNLYTMADVRERGIRSVVTDAIDAAGADADAVYVTFDIDAVDPAAAPGTGTPVPGGLSAREALTVMDVLGARDIVGAVDLMEVAPTYDPTEGTQRLAAYLLVRFLEQKFAGT
- a CDS encoding DUF371 domain-containing protein, with product MPLEEVIRARGHENVRAEHASTFEVTTDDYLTSAGDCILAIEADRAPADFDPDFVDACQDREATITVTIDADGYSDSVTGRGNPDLEFTSERSAVGRTSDYVDDRTIVNGAEFAAEGFDRDLVDALADGAEATVTITVD
- a CDS encoding alkaline phosphatase family protein, producing the protein MGLFDRLRGDSDPRVAFIGVDGVPYSLLSENEELFPNFAAIADEGTASEISSIVPPESSACWPSLTTGTNPGETGVYGFQDREVGTYDTYVPMGREVQADRVWDRVQEAGRRATVMNVPVTFPPQRNVQRMVSGFLSPGLDKAAYPDDVRDYLETLDYRIDVNPKLGHQEDRSEFIEDAHATLDARFEAFNHYIEEDDWDLFFGVFMTTDRVNHFLFKDYERNGAYEDEFIDFYRKVDEYIGRLRDALPEDVTMIVASDHGFTSLDYEVHFNEWLREEGWLSFRTDDPEELDDIADETKAYSFIPGRFYINLEGREPRGSVPEDEYDAVRDELKAELEALEGPDGTKVVDRVVEKEDAFRGDHDEIAPDLVAIPNKGFDLKSGFKADSEVFDTGPRNGMHSFDDTALYIDDPDATIGDADLFDVTPTILDLMDVEYGRGEFDGASLV